One window from the genome of Trabulsiella odontotermitis encodes:
- the fadD gene encoding long-chain-fatty-acid--CoA ligase FadD, translating to MKKVWLNRYPADVPAEINPDRYQSLVELFEHSTTRYADQPAFINMGEVMTFRKLEERSRAFAAYLQQGLGLQKGDRVALMMPNLLQYPVALFGILRAGMIVVNVNPLYTPRELEHQLNDSGAAAIVIVSNFAHTLEKVVDKTQVKHVILTRMGDQLSATKGTIVNFVVKYVKRLVPKYHLPDAISFRRALQQGYRMQYVKPEIVSDDLAFLQYTGGTTGVAKGAMLTHRNMLANIEQVNATYGPLLHRGKELVVTPLPLYHIFALTINCLLFIELGGQNLLITNPRDIPGLVKELAKYPFTAMTGVNTLFNALLNNKEFHQLDFSSLHLSAGGGMPVQQVVAERWLKLTGQYLLEGYGLTECAPLVSVNPHDIDYHSGSIGLPVPSTEAKLVDEDNNEVPHGEPGELCVKGPQVMLGYWQRPDATDEIMQDGWLHTGDIAVMDDEGFLRIVDRKKDMILVSGFNVYPNEIEDVVMQHPGVQEVAAVGVPSGSSGETVKIFVVKKDASLTEESLVTFCRRQLTGYKVPKLVEFREELPKSNVGKILRRELRDEARAKVDNKG from the coding sequence TTGAAGAAGGTTTGGCTTAACCGTTATCCCGCGGATGTTCCGGCGGAAATCAATCCTGATCGTTATCAATCCCTGGTGGAGCTGTTCGAACATTCAACCACACGCTATGCGGACCAGCCTGCGTTCATCAACATGGGCGAAGTCATGACCTTCCGTAAGCTGGAAGAGCGCAGCCGCGCGTTTGCCGCCTATCTCCAGCAGGGCCTGGGCTTACAGAAAGGCGACCGGGTGGCATTAATGATGCCAAACCTGTTGCAGTATCCGGTGGCGCTGTTTGGCATTTTGCGTGCCGGGATGATCGTGGTGAATGTCAACCCGCTGTACACCCCGCGTGAGCTTGAACATCAACTGAACGACAGCGGCGCCGCCGCCATTGTTATCGTCTCTAACTTTGCCCACACGCTGGAAAAAGTGGTCGATAAAACCCAGGTGAAGCACGTGATCCTGACGCGCATGGGCGACCAGCTTTCTGCCACCAAAGGCACCATCGTGAACTTTGTGGTCAAGTATGTGAAGCGTCTGGTGCCGAAGTATCATCTGCCGGACGCAATCTCCTTTCGCCGTGCGCTGCAACAGGGTTACCGCATGCAGTACGTGAAGCCGGAAATCGTCTCTGACGATCTGGCTTTCCTGCAGTATACCGGGGGCACGACGGGCGTCGCCAAAGGCGCGATGCTGACGCACCGCAACATGCTGGCAAACATTGAACAGGTGAATGCCACTTACGGCCCGCTGCTGCATCGCGGCAAAGAGCTGGTGGTCACACCGCTGCCGTTGTATCACATCTTTGCGTTAACCATTAACTGCCTGCTGTTTATTGAGCTCGGTGGGCAAAACTTATTGATCACCAACCCGCGCGACATTCCGGGGCTGGTGAAAGAACTGGCGAAATACCCGTTCACCGCCATGACTGGCGTGAACACGCTGTTTAACGCGCTGCTGAACAACAAAGAATTCCATCAACTGGACTTTTCGTCGCTGCATCTTTCTGCGGGCGGCGGCATGCCGGTGCAGCAGGTAGTAGCGGAACGCTGGCTGAAACTCACCGGACAGTATCTGCTGGAAGGGTACGGGCTGACTGAATGTGCGCCGCTGGTGAGCGTAAACCCGCATGACATCGACTATCACAGCGGCAGCATTGGTTTGCCGGTGCCCTCCACCGAAGCGAAACTGGTGGATGAAGATAACAACGAAGTGCCACACGGCGAGCCGGGCGAACTGTGTGTCAAAGGGCCGCAGGTGATGCTCGGCTACTGGCAACGCCCGGATGCCACCGATGAAATCATGCAAGACGGCTGGCTGCATACCGGTGATATCGCGGTGATGGATGACGAAGGTTTCCTGCGTATCGTTGATCGCAAGAAAGACATGATTCTGGTCTCCGGCTTTAATGTCTATCCGAATGAGATCGAGGATGTGGTCATGCAGCATCCTGGGGTACAGGAAGTGGCTGCCGTCGGTGTGCCGTCTGGCTCCAGCGGGGAAACGGTCAAAATTTTCGTGGTCAAAAAGGACGCGTCGCTGACCGAAGAGTCGCTGGTGACTTTCTGCCGCCGTCAGCTCACGGGCTATAAAGTGCCGAAACTGGTGGAGTTCCGTGAAGAGCTGCCGAAATCCAACGTCGGAAAAATTTTGCGACGAGAACTACGTGACGAAGCGCGCGCCAAAGTAGACAATAAAGGCTGA
- a CDS encoding Slp family lipoprotein, producing MVGQQRFSRGLLVGLVAIALSGCVTVPDAIQGTSPTPQQDLTRVMAAPSLYIGQEARFGGKVVNVRNEQGKTRLEIATVPLDSGARPLLGAASRGRIYADVNGFLDPVDFRDQLVTVVGPIAGTVDGKIGDTPYKYMMMNVTGYKRWRVVQQVVMPPQPIDPWMWGPYPRHGRYGYGGWGWYNPGPASVQTIVTE from the coding sequence ATGGTGGGTCAACAGCGTTTTTCACGTGGGCTGCTGGTCGGACTGGTCGCCATTGCCTTAAGCGGCTGTGTTACCGTCCCTGATGCCATCCAGGGAACCAGCCCGACGCCACAGCAGGATTTGACGCGTGTGATGGCCGCCCCGTCGTTGTACATAGGGCAGGAAGCGCGATTTGGTGGCAAGGTGGTCAACGTGCGCAACGAGCAGGGGAAAACCCGGCTGGAGATTGCCACTGTTCCGCTGGACAGCGGTGCGCGTCCGTTATTAGGCGCCGCGTCGCGCGGGCGCATCTATGCCGATGTGAACGGCTTCCTTGATCCGGTCGATTTCCGCGACCAGCTGGTGACCGTTGTCGGGCCAATCGCCGGCACGGTAGACGGAAAAATCGGCGATACCCCATACAAATATATGATGATGAATGTGACTGGCTATAAACGCTGGCGCGTCGTACAGCAGGTGGTTATGCCGCCGCAACCTATTGATCCGTGGATGTGGGGACCGTATCCGCGCCACGGACGATACGGTTATGGCGGTTGGGGTTGGTATAACCCGGGGCCCGCCAGTGTGCAGACCATTGTAACGGAATAA
- the tsaB gene encoding tRNA (adenosine(37)-N6)-threonylcarbamoyltransferase complex dimerization subunit type 1 TsaB yields MRILAIDTATEACSAALWNDGALSAHFELCPREHTQRILPLVQALLDENAIALSDLDALAFGRGPGSFTGVRIGIGIAQGLALGAALPMIGVSTLATMAQGAWRKTGATRVLAAIDARMGEVYWAEYQRDEQGVWHGEASEAVLKPEAVNARLKQLDGNWATVGTGWQAYPDMAQGAELTLTDGDVLLPSAEDMLPLACQLYSEQKTVAVENAEPKYLRNEVAWKKLPGRE; encoded by the coding sequence ATGCGAATTCTGGCTATTGATACCGCCACAGAGGCCTGTTCTGCCGCCCTGTGGAATGACGGTGCTCTCTCCGCACACTTTGAGCTGTGCCCCCGCGAACATACGCAACGCATCCTGCCGCTGGTACAGGCGCTGCTCGACGAAAACGCTATTGCGCTGAGTGACCTCGACGCGCTGGCCTTTGGCCGCGGACCGGGCAGTTTTACCGGCGTGCGCATCGGCATTGGTATCGCGCAGGGGCTGGCGCTCGGCGCTGCGTTGCCGATGATTGGTGTCTCTACGCTGGCGACCATGGCGCAGGGCGCCTGGCGTAAAACCGGTGCGACCCGCGTGCTGGCGGCGATTGATGCGCGGATGGGCGAAGTCTACTGGGCGGAATATCAGCGTGACGAGCAGGGCGTCTGGCACGGCGAAGCGAGTGAAGCGGTGTTGAAACCGGAGGCCGTCAACGCGCGACTGAAACAGCTCGACGGTAACTGGGCGACCGTCGGCACCGGCTGGCAGGCATATCCTGACATGGCGCAGGGCGCTGAACTCACGCTCACCGATGGCGACGTGCTGCTGCCATCCGCCGAAGATATGCTGCCGCTGGCCTGTCAGCTTTATAGCGAACAAAAAACGGTGGCGGTGGAAAATGCCGAACCGAAATATTTACGTAATGAAGTCGCGTGGAAGAAACTTCCGGGCCGTGAATGA
- a CDS encoding ATP-dependent DNA helicase, whose translation MTDDFATDGQLANAIPGFKPREPQRQMAMAVAKAIKETQPLVVEAGTGTGKTYAYLAPALRANKKVIISTGSKALQDQLYSRDLPTVAKALGFTGKTALLKGRSNYLCLERLEQQALAGGDLPVQTLSDVILLRSWSNQTIDGDISTCISVAEDSAAWPLVTSTNDNCLGSDCPLYKDCFVVKARKKAMDADVVVVNHHLFLADMVVKESGFAELIPEADVMIFDEAHQLPDIASQYFGQSLSSRQLQDLAKDITIAYRTELKDTQQLQKCADRLAQSAQDFRLQLGEPGYRGNLRELLADSNIQRALLLLDDALELCYDVAKLSLGRSALLDAAFERATLYRGRLKRLKEINQPGYSYWYECTSRHFTLALTPLTVADKFKEVMAQKPGSWIFTSATLSVNDDLHHFTARLGIEAAESLLLPSPFDYEKQALLCVPRNLPSPNQPGAARQLAAMLRPLIEANDGRCFMLCTSHAMMRDLAEQFRATMTLPVLLQGETSKAQLLQQFVSAGNALLVATSSFWEGVDVRGDALSLVIIDKLPFTSPDDPLLKARMDDCRLRGGDPFDDVQLPDAVITLKQGVGRLIRDVDDRGVLVICDNRLVMRPYGAVFLASLPPAPRTRDLGRAVRFLALSSTR comes from the coding sequence GTGACGGACGATTTTGCAACAGACGGTCAGTTAGCTAACGCGATACCCGGCTTTAAGCCGCGTGAACCGCAGCGTCAGATGGCGATGGCGGTGGCGAAGGCTATCAAAGAGACGCAACCGCTGGTCGTAGAAGCAGGCACCGGAACCGGCAAAACGTACGCCTACCTGGCGCCAGCGCTGCGGGCAAATAAAAAAGTCATCATCTCTACCGGCTCCAAAGCGTTGCAGGATCAGCTCTACAGCCGTGATCTGCCGACTGTAGCGAAAGCGCTGGGCTTCACCGGCAAAACCGCGTTGCTGAAAGGGCGCTCGAACTACCTGTGTCTGGAACGTCTCGAACAGCAGGCGCTGGCGGGAGGCGATTTACCGGTACAGACGCTGAGCGACGTGATCCTCCTTCGCTCCTGGTCTAATCAAACCATCGACGGTGACATCAGCACCTGCATCAGCGTGGCGGAAGACTCTGCCGCCTGGCCACTGGTCACCAGCACCAACGATAACTGTCTCGGCAGCGACTGCCCGCTCTACAAAGACTGTTTTGTGGTCAAGGCGCGAAAAAAAGCAATGGACGCCGATGTGGTGGTGGTGAACCATCACTTGTTTCTCGCGGACATGGTGGTCAAAGAGAGCGGTTTCGCGGAGCTGATCCCGGAAGCCGACGTGATGATCTTCGACGAAGCGCATCAGTTGCCGGATATTGCCAGTCAGTATTTTGGTCAGTCACTCTCCAGCCGCCAGTTGCAGGATCTGGCGAAAGACATCACTATCGCTTACCGCACAGAACTGAAAGATACCCAGCAGTTACAGAAATGCGCCGATCGTCTGGCGCAAAGCGCGCAGGATTTTCGCCTGCAACTGGGCGAACCCGGCTATCGCGGCAATCTGCGCGAGCTGCTGGCGGACAGCAATATTCAGCGTGCATTGTTGCTGCTCGACGATGCGCTCGAACTTTGCTACGACGTGGCGAAACTGTCGCTGGGGCGCTCGGCGTTGCTGGATGCGGCTTTTGAGCGCGCCACGCTGTATCGCGGCCGTCTCAAGAGGCTGAAAGAGATCAACCAGCCCGGTTACAGCTACTGGTATGAATGCACGTCGCGCCATTTCACCCTCGCGCTGACGCCGCTGACCGTCGCCGACAAATTCAAAGAAGTGATGGCGCAGAAGCCCGGCAGCTGGATTTTCACCTCCGCTACGCTGTCGGTGAACGACGATCTGCACCATTTTACCGCTCGTCTCGGCATTGAAGCGGCGGAATCACTGCTGCTGCCAAGCCCGTTCGACTACGAAAAACAGGCGTTACTGTGCGTACCGCGCAATCTGCCGTCGCCCAACCAGCCTGGTGCCGCGCGGCAACTGGCGGCGATGCTGCGGCCACTGATTGAAGCCAACGACGGGCGCTGCTTTATGTTGTGTACCTCACACGCCATGATGCGCGATCTCGCCGAACAATTCCGCGCCACCATGACGTTGCCGGTGTTGTTGCAGGGCGAAACCAGTAAGGCGCAGTTGTTGCAGCAATTTGTCAGCGCCGGCAACGCCCTGCTGGTGGCGACCAGCAGTTTCTGGGAAGGGGTGGACGTGCGCGGCGATGCGCTGTCGCTGGTCATCATCGACAAGCTGCCGTTTACCTCCCCGGACGACCCGCTCCTCAAAGCGCGTATGGATGACTGCCGTCTGCGCGGCGGCGATCCGTTCGACGACGTCCAGTTGCCGGATGCGGTCATTACCCTCAAGCAGGGTGTCGGGCGCCTGATCCGCGACGTGGACGATCGCGGCGTGTTGGTGATCTGCGACAACCGGCTGGTAATGCGTCCCTACGGCGCGGTGTTCCTCGCCAGTCTCCCTCCGGCGCCGCGCACGCGCGACCTCGGCCGGGCGGTGCGCTTCCTCGCGCTGTCATCAACACGGTAA
- a CDS encoding RidA family protein yields the protein MTITRIDAEARWSDVVIHNQTIYYTGVPENLDADAFEQTANTLAQIDAILQKQGSDKSRILDATIFLADKADFAAMNKAWDAWVVAGHAPVRCTVQAGLMKPQYKVEIKIIAAA from the coding sequence ATGACGATTACCCGTATCGACGCCGAAGCCCGCTGGTCTGACGTTGTGATCCACAACCAGACGATTTACTACACCGGCGTCCCGGAAAATCTTGATGCCGATGCCTTTGAGCAGACCGCCAACACGCTGGCGCAGATTGACGCCATTTTGCAAAAACAGGGTAGCGATAAATCCCGCATTCTGGATGCAACGATTTTTCTCGCCGATAAAGCCGATTTCGCGGCGATGAACAAAGCGTGGGATGCGTGGGTGGTGGCAGGCCATGCGCCGGTACGTTGCACCGTGCAGGCCGGGTTGATGAAACCGCAATATAAAGTTGAAATTAAGATTATCGCAGCGGCGTAA
- a CDS encoding YoaH family protein translates to MFAGLPSLSHEQQQQAVERIQELMSQGMSSGQAIAQVAEELRASHTGERIVARFEDEDDE, encoded by the coding sequence ATGTTTGCAGGTTTACCTTCGCTCTCCCATGAGCAACAGCAACAAGCCGTAGAGCGTATTCAGGAACTGATGTCGCAGGGGATGAGCAGCGGTCAGGCGATTGCCCAGGTCGCGGAAGAGTTGCGCGCCAGCCATACCGGCGAGCGGATCGTGGCGCGCTTTGAAGACGAAGACGACGAGTAA
- the pabB gene encoding aminodeoxychorismate synthase component 1: protein MLSPSIMTLPWREDAAEHWFSALSATPWAMLLHSGYADHPYSRYDIVVADPRCTLVTRGDTTTLRHGSDVRESTEDPLTLLQQALDDCGIYPPADEALPFLGGALGLFGYDLGRRFEHLPSVAENDIALADMAVGIYDWALIVDHSLKRVTLLSYGDPAARLQWLESQTRPTEADFALTSPWRSNLSRESYGEKFRQVQAYLHSGDCYQVNLAQRFQARCAGDAWQAFVRLNRQNRAPFSAFLRLDDGAVASLSPERFIHLQQGAIQTRPIKGTLPRLSDPAADSKQAETLAASPKDRAENLMIVDLMRNDIGRVAVPGSVKVPELFVVEPFPAVHHLVSTITATLPAHLHATDLLRAAFPGGSITGAPKVRAMEIIDELEPQRRNAWCGSIGYLSFCGNMDTSITIRTLTMIDGNVYCSAGGGIVADSEESAEYQETFDKVNRILQQLES from the coding sequence ATGTTGTCCCCTTCTATTATGACACTGCCCTGGCGTGAAGATGCCGCAGAACACTGGTTTTCTGCGCTCAGCGCGACGCCCTGGGCAATGCTGCTGCATTCCGGCTATGCCGACCATCCCTACAGCCGTTATGACATTGTGGTCGCGGATCCGCGCTGCACGCTGGTGACCCGAGGCGATACTACCACGCTGCGTCACGGCAGCGATGTGCGTGAATCCACCGAAGATCCGCTGACGTTACTGCAACAGGCGCTGGACGACTGCGGCATTTATCCGCCTGCTGATGAGGCGTTACCGTTTCTCGGCGGTGCGCTGGGGCTGTTCGGTTACGATCTCGGTCGTCGCTTTGAACACCTGCCGTCCGTTGCGGAAAACGACATCGCGCTTGCCGATATGGCGGTGGGGATCTACGACTGGGCGCTGATTGTCGATCACTCGTTAAAACGAGTAACGCTGTTAAGCTATGGCGATCCCGCTGCACGTCTGCAGTGGCTCGAATCACAAACGCGCCCGACTGAGGCGGATTTCGCCCTGACGTCGCCGTGGCGTTCTAATCTGAGCCGGGAAAGCTATGGCGAGAAGTTTCGCCAGGTGCAGGCGTATCTGCACAGCGGCGACTGCTATCAGGTCAATCTGGCCCAGCGTTTTCAGGCCCGCTGTGCAGGTGATGCCTGGCAGGCGTTTGTGCGCCTGAATCGTCAGAACCGCGCGCCGTTCAGCGCATTTTTGCGTCTTGACGACGGCGCAGTGGCGAGCCTCTCCCCGGAGCGCTTTATTCATCTGCAACAGGGCGCGATTCAGACCCGCCCTATCAAAGGCACGCTGCCGCGACTGAGCGACCCCGCGGCCGACAGCAAGCAGGCGGAAACGCTGGCGGCCTCACCGAAAGACCGGGCGGAAAATCTGATGATTGTTGACCTGATGCGCAACGACATTGGCCGCGTGGCAGTTCCGGGCAGCGTGAAGGTGCCGGAACTGTTCGTCGTTGAACCCTTCCCCGCCGTACATCATCTGGTCAGTACCATCACCGCGACCCTGCCTGCGCATCTGCATGCCACGGATCTGCTGCGCGCGGCGTTTCCGGGCGGGTCAATTACCGGCGCACCGAAAGTGCGGGCGATGGAAATTATCGACGAGCTTGAGCCGCAGCGGCGTAATGCGTGGTGTGGCAGTATTGGCTATCTCAGCTTCTGCGGCAATATGGACACCAGCATCACCATCCGCACGCTGACAATGATTGATGGCAATGTGTACTGCTCCGCAGGGGGCGGGATTGTCGCTGACAGCGAGGAAAGCGCGGAGTATCAGGAAACCTTTGATAAAGTGAATCGTATACTGCAACAACTGGAGTCGTAA
- a CDS encoding CoA pyrophosphatase produces MQSPDLSLDDFISRFQLLRPQTRLGTQNQRQAAVLIPVVRRAQPGLLLTQRSPLLRKHAGQVAFPGGAVDSTDASLIAAALREAQEEVAIPPETVEILGVLPPVDSVTGFQVTPVVGIIPPDLHYHASVDEVSAVFEMPLAEALRLGRYHPLDIHRRGNSHRVWLSWYQHYFVWGMTAGIIRELALQIGETP; encoded by the coding sequence ATGCAATCCCCTGACCTCAGCCTGGACGATTTTATCTCCCGTTTTCAGTTGCTGCGCCCGCAGACGCGGCTCGGTACGCAGAATCAGCGACAGGCGGCAGTGCTGATCCCGGTGGTGCGTCGTGCGCAACCTGGGTTGTTACTGACTCAGCGTTCACCGCTGCTGCGCAAGCATGCCGGTCAGGTGGCATTTCCTGGCGGCGCGGTGGATAGCACCGATGCGTCACTTATCGCCGCTGCGCTGCGTGAAGCGCAGGAAGAGGTCGCCATCCCGCCTGAGACGGTGGAAATTCTCGGCGTGCTGCCGCCGGTCGACAGCGTGACGGGGTTTCAGGTCACGCCGGTGGTGGGGATTATTCCCCCGGATCTGCACTATCACGCCAGCGTCGATGAAGTCTCTGCGGTGTTTGAAATGCCGCTCGCCGAGGCGTTGCGCCTGGGCCGCTATCACCCTCTCGACATTCACCGGCGCGGAAATTCGCACCGCGTGTGGCTCTCCTGGTATCAGCACTATTTTGTCTGGGGCATGACGGCGGGGATCATCCGTGAGCTGGCCCTGCAGATCGGTGAAACTCCTTAG